One window of Methanobacterium alkalithermotolerans genomic DNA carries:
- a CDS encoding flavodoxin family protein produces MKTVVLYYSRSRKTASVAETIAQELSADIVEIKDLKDRSSFFSYLNASIDALRENKTKISPENIDLSDYGLIYIGSPTWAGKPAPAMLSLIDSCDFQGKDVILFTTMGSQGGRTVIKRMQEKIKARGSRMVNFLIIKTGGKEISEIKEDTRKKIDELDLKIYGI; encoded by the coding sequence ATGAAAACGGTGGTCTTGTACTATTCCCGAAGTAGAAAAACTGCTTCAGTAGCTGAAACTATTGCTCAGGAACTTTCAGCAGATATAGTAGAAATAAAAGATTTGAAAGACAGATCTAGTTTTTTTAGCTACTTAAATGCTTCGATTGATGCTTTAAGGGAAAATAAAACTAAAATAAGCCCTGAAAATATAGATCTTAGCGATTATGGCCTGATATATATTGGTTCACCTACCTGGGCAGGTAAACCTGCTCCGGCTATGCTGAGTTTAATTGACAGTTGTGATTTTCAGGGCAAAGATGTGATCCTGTTTACTACTATGGGTAGTCAAGGTGGGCGCACGGTTATAAAAAGAATGCAAGAAAAAATAAAAGCCAGAGGCTCACGAATGGTTAATTTCTTAATCATAAAAACCGGGGGTAAAGAAATAAGTGAAATAAAAGAGGATACCCGGAAAAAAATTGATGAATTAGACCTTAAAATTTATGGAATTTAA
- the argC gene encoding N-acetyl-gamma-glutamyl-phosphate reductase, with protein MLKVGIIGASGYTGGELLRFLQNHPQVEIVAVTSRQYHETPIKKIHPHLRDSDLVFKDIAASAMDADLIFTATPHGASMKLVPEILETGTRVIDLSGDYRFDDVKTYEKWYGFSHENPQEAVYGLPELYREEIKKANLVANPGCFPTGALMATLPLAKEKIVENVIIDSKTGVSGAGITPTSVTHYPNCSDNVTPYAIINHRHMPEIEQELSKISPVKVSFTPHLVPVIRGILSTVHTFLTEEISSSELELIYQKYFQKEPFVRILEEGEIPALSAVRGSNYAHVGSFQIDQHGRAVIISAIDNLVKGASGQAVHNMNLMCGFDEKESLDIYGMHP; from the coding sequence ATGTTAAAAGTAGGTATTATTGGTGCAAGTGGTTATACTGGAGGCGAACTTCTTAGATTCTTACAAAATCATCCCCAGGTAGAAATTGTAGCCGTAACTTCCCGCCAATATCATGAAACCCCGATTAAAAAGATACATCCCCATTTAAGAGACAGTGATTTAGTATTCAAAGATATAGCTGCAAGTGCTATGGACGCAGACTTAATATTTACTGCGACTCCTCATGGAGCATCAATGAAACTGGTTCCTGAAATTTTGGAAACCGGGACCAGGGTTATTGATTTAAGTGGAGATTATCGCTTTGATGATGTTAAAACATATGAAAAATGGTATGGTTTTTCTCATGAAAACCCTCAAGAGGCAGTTTATGGGCTACCTGAACTTTATCGGGAGGAAATAAAAAAAGCCAATCTAGTTGCAAATCCGGGATGTTTTCCTACCGGAGCTTTAATGGCTACTTTACCTCTTGCCAAGGAAAAAATCGTGGAAAATGTAATAATAGACTCTAAAACAGGAGTCAGTGGTGCCGGGATAACCCCCACCTCAGTTACCCATTATCCTAACTGCAGTGATAATGTAACTCCCTATGCCATTATTAACCACCGTCACATGCCTGAAATTGAACAGGAACTTAGTAAAATATCCCCAGTAAAAGTTTCTTTTACCCCTCATCTGGTTCCAGTGATAAGAGGTATTTTAAGCACGGTGCATACCTTTTTAACTGAAGAAATTAGTAGTTCAGAGCTGGAATTAATTTACCAGAAGTATTTCCAGAAAGAACCATTTGTTAGAATACTGGAAGAAGGAGAAATACCTGCTTTAAGTGCAGTTAGGGGTTCAAATTACGCCCATGTAGGTTCTTTCCAGATTGATCAGCATGGAAGAGCTGTAATTATATCTGCCATTGATAATCTGGTAAAAGGTGCATCAGGGCAGGCCGTGCACAACATGAATTTAATGTGTGGATTTGATGAAAAAGAATCCCTGGATATTTATGGTATGCACCCTTAA
- a CDS encoding adenylyltransferase/cytidyltransferase family protein — protein MNTVMATGTFDIIHPGHGLFLKEAKKLGGKNARLVVVLARDSTVRSKKRVPIVSETQRLEVVKMLKPVDEAYLGSETDMFEIVEKIKPDIIAIGPDQKFNIIDLEKSLEKRGLNCDVKRVSKYRKATLDSSCKIIKKIKEMKFDEKAFKNC, from the coding sequence ATGAATACAGTGATGGCTACAGGTACTTTTGACATAATACACCCGGGTCATGGTTTATTTTTAAAAGAAGCGAAAAAATTAGGGGGAAAAAACGCCAGACTGGTGGTGGTGTTGGCCAGAGATTCCACTGTTCGCTCCAAAAAAAGAGTGCCTATCGTAAGTGAAACCCAGCGTTTGGAAGTAGTAAAAATGCTAAAACCAGTGGATGAAGCTTATTTAGGCAGCGAAACAGACATGTTTGAAATAGTAGAAAAAATCAAGCCAGATATAATTGCTATAGGCCCTGATCAAAAGTTCAACATAATTGATTTGGAAAAATCCCTTGAAAAAAGAGGTCTTAATTGTGATGTAAAAAGAGTAAGTAAATATAGAAAAGCCACACTTGATAGTTCCTGTAAAATCATAAAAAAGATAAAAGAAATGAAATTCGATGAAAAAGCCTTTAAAAATTGTTAA
- a CDS encoding protein translocase subunit SecF, with amino-acid sequence MIERILENYKPLIAIPVAIVIIALLLIAFNGLNQGIDLKGGSIVDLNLETPISASELESVIKEGLDINEVKVSSINSEEASIEIGTDTDVVTLTNILQGKATISSFKSIGPVLGEEALNQVYWALAFAFLFMSITVFIIFRTFVPSMAVILAGLSNIIIAVGGMSLFSIPLSIASVGALLMLIGFSVDTDILLTTRLIKQKKGTVTERSINAIKTGLTMSITAIAAMASLYIVTVVFIPQADVLSNIAAVLIIGLTADIFITWLMNLGILRWYLEVRR; translated from the coding sequence ATGATAGAACGGATTTTAGAAAATTACAAGCCATTAATTGCAATCCCGGTGGCCATAGTAATAATTGCCTTACTATTAATTGCATTTAATGGATTAAATCAGGGAATTGATCTAAAAGGAGGATCTATAGTAGATTTAAATTTAGAAACCCCTATTTCAGCAAGTGAATTAGAATCAGTGATAAAGGAAGGTCTTGATATTAACGAAGTAAAAGTATCATCCATTAATTCTGAAGAAGCTTCCATTGAAATTGGGACTGATACAGATGTAGTTACCTTAACTAATATTCTCCAAGGTAAAGCAACAATTAGCAGTTTTAAATCCATAGGACCTGTTTTAGGAGAAGAAGCTCTAAATCAAGTGTACTGGGCATTGGCGTTTGCTTTTTTATTCATGTCCATCACAGTATTTATCATATTTAGAACTTTCGTCCCTTCCATGGCAGTTATTCTGGCCGGGCTTTCTAATATAATAATAGCAGTGGGAGGAATGTCCTTATTTAGTATACCTCTATCCATTGCATCAGTAGGGGCACTGCTAATGCTTATTGGTTTTAGTGTGGATACAGACATACTTCTCACCACCCGGTTGATTAAACAAAAAAAAGGTACGGTAACTGAAAGATCCATTAATGCAATTAAAACTGGTTTAACCATGTCTATAACTGCTATTGCAGCAATGGCATCATTATACATTGTTACCGTCGTTTTTATACCTCAAGCAGATGTATTAAGTAATATAGCCGCAGTATTGATAATTGGTCTGACTGCAGATATTTTCATTACCTGGCTTATGAATTTAGGAATACTGCGCTGGTATCTGGAGGTTCGAAGATGA